Genomic DNA from Microbacterium sp. NC79:
CGAATGAGCTCCTCGGCGACGTCGTGGTGGTGAACTTTTGGTACGCGGCGTGCGGCCCCTGCCGTGTCGAGGCTCCCGTGCTGGAAGCCGTCCACCAGGAGTACAAAGACGCGGGCGTCAGCTTCATCGGCGTCAACACGAGCGACCTGGCAGATACCGCGCTGTCTTTCGCCGACAACTTTGGCGTGACCTACCCCAGCATCCTGGACGTCAAGACCGGCGAGGTTGAACTCGCGTTTGCCGCGGTGGCGCCCATGACGGCAACGCCGACCACCATCATCCTTGACAAGCAGGGGCGGGCAGCGGCGCGCATCATCAGCGCGGTGCCTGACGAATCAATTCTCAGCACGCTTGTGCGTGAACTCACGGAAGAATCGTGAGTCCCGAGGGGATCGTTCTCACCGGAACGCTGTGGGCAGCGCTTCCTATCGCGCTGCTCGCCGGTCTGATCTCGTTTCTCTCTCCCTGCGTGCTGCCGATTGTGCCCGGCTACCTCGGTTACATTTCTGGGGCTGTCTCGGCCGACGATAACGGCAAGACGCGGCGTGGGCGGCTGCTGCTCGGTGTGCTGCTGTTCATTCTCGGATTCACCATTGTCTTCGTCGCGCTGGTCACGCTCACCGGCGTTGCCGCGCAGAACTTCGTGCGCTATGCCGACGTCGCCACCCGCATTCTCGGTGTGGCCGTCATCGTCATGGGTCTCGTATTCATCGGGTTCTTCTCGCTGTTCCAACGCACCGTGAAGCCAATGCCACAAAAGCAAATGGGACTGTGGGGAGCGCCTCTGCTCGGCATCGCCATCGGCATTGGTTGGTCGCCGTGCATGGGGCCGACGCTCGGCGCCATCATGGCGCTGTCGTGGAACGTGGGTGACCCGGGCCGCGCCGCGATTCTCGGCGTTGTGTACTCGCTGGGCCTCGGTATTCCGTTTATTCTTCTCGCCCTCGGCTTCGGCTGGGCAACCAAGGTGGTCGGATTCTTCCGCCGCCATATCCGCGCCGTGAACATTACGGGCGGTGTGCTCCTCATCATCATGGGTGTGCTCATGGTCTCCGGGCTATGGACCATCTGGATGACTCGACTCGGATCGGTGATGGATAGTGTCCAGCTCCCCCTCTAAGAACACCGCGGCAGATCCGCTGCGGCCAGCCGACCACATTGACTCAGAGGATGTCATTGCGGCACCGGCTCTGGGCATTGTGGGCTGGGCCCGCTGGGGCTGGCGTCAACTGACCAGCATGCGCACGGCGATCGTGCTGTTGCTGATGATGGCGCTCGCGGCGATTCCTGGTTCCATTTTTCCGCAGCGTTCCGCCGACCCGAACGGTGTCGTGCAGTACCAGCAGAACGACCCGCAGCTGTTTGCGGTGCTCGACTGGCTGAGCCTTTTTGACGTCTACGCGTCGCCCTGGTTCTCGGCGATCTACATTCTGCTGTTCATTTCGCTGATCGGCTGCATCATTCCGCGCACGAAGCACCACGCGAAGTCGCTGCGCACGCACCCGCCTCGCACACCGGCTCGCCTCGCACGCCTCGAGGACTACCGCGAAGATCTCTTTGAAGCACCGGGTGAGCCCGCCACCGCTGCGGCGGAAGCGGTCGACCTTGCCGAGAAGCAACTCAAGTCGTCTGGCTACCGCGTCGAGCGGTACGACGGCAAGGGCACGTACTCGGTCTCGGCTGAGCGTGGCTACATGCGAGAGACCGGAAACCTGCTGTTTCACGTTTCGCTCGTCGGCGTACTAATCGCGGTCGGCATCGGTGGCGGAGTCACGTACAACGGGCAGACGGTCATTCGCGAGGGTGAAACGTTCGTTAACTCGTTGCTCAGCTACAACTCGATGAACAAGGGACGCTTTGTTTCTGACGAAGCGTTGACACCGTACGCGATGACGCTGGATTCGTTCGATGTCACCTACCACGACACCGGTATGGCCGGTGACTTCGCTGCACACCTGAGCGTCAAGCGACCGGGCGAAGAGCCCACCCAGGAAACGATTCGCGTCAACCACCCGCTCGGGTATGAGGGAGACCGCATCTTCCTGATGGGCAACGGCTACGCCCCCACCATCACGGTGCGCAACGCCGACGGCGATGTCGTCTTCACGGATGACGTGCCCTTCCTCCCGCAGGACGACAACATGACGTCCACCGGCGTCGTCAAGATCACTGATGGTCTTGACGAACAGCTCGGTCTGCAGGGCTTTTTCTACCCGACGGTCGCGCAGCTCGACTCCGGTGCCCTGACCTCGCGCTTCCCCGACCTTTTTGCACCGGTGCTCACGCTCGACGTGTACGCGGGTGACCTCGGCATCGACGACGGCACGCCGCGCAACGTGTACACGCTGAACGTCGAAGAGATGGTCAAGCTCACCGGCCGCAACAGCGCCTCGGGTGCCGATTCTATTCAGCTGATGCCTGGCGAGACGGCAGATTTGCCAAACGGACTCGGAACCATCAGCTTTGACGCGAAGGATCCGGCTGCCGTTGAAGCGGGAGACTATTCAAAGTCCGTCACCCGTTACGTGTCACTGTCGTTCCACCACGACCCGACCACCACCTATGTGTTGCTGTTTGCGCTGTTGGCCATGGCTGGTCTCGGCATGGCGCTGTTTGTTCCGCGCCGCCGGGTCTGGGTGAAGGCCACCATCGACGGTGACCACGTGAAGCTGGAATACGCGGGCCTCGCCCGCGGCGAAGACCCGCAACTCGCCACCGTCGTCGAGCAGCTTGCCGAAAAGCACCAAGCCGCCCTCACCTCATCGAAAGTAAACTAAGCCCATGTCGCCGAACGTCGTTGAACTGGACAACTATTCCGTTCTGATGATCTGGACCGCGATCGCGATTTACGCGTCCGCTTTCCTGGTCTATGTGTTTGACCTGGCGCGTCGCGCGCAAGTCTCGGCCGACGCGCGCCTGGAACGCACGAAACAGCGCGAAGCCGTGCTTGTTGGTGGTGGCACCGCGTCTGCCACCGCACCGGCCGTCGCTTCTTCCGCTGCGGCTGCAAAGCCGGGCGTGAACAGGCTGGCGCGTATCGCGACGGCCCTCACCACGCTTGCCGTGCTGTTCCACATTGCCGGCACCGTGCTGCGCGGTATGGCTGCTGGCCGCGTGCCGTGGTCGAACATGTACGAGTTCGCGATGACCGGCACGGTGCTGATGATCGTTGTGTACTTGGTCGTCAACCTCAAATACGACCTGAAGTTCCTCGGAACCTTCATTACCGGGCTCGTCGTCGTGCTGCTGGGCGGCTCGGCTGTTGCGTTCTACGTTGTGGTCGCTCCGCTGGCTGACCCGTTGCGCTCGGTCTGGCTCGTCATTCACGTATTCGTGGCGACCCTGTCAACGGCGTTCTTCGCACTGGCGTGTAGCCTGTCGATTCTGCAGCTCATGCAGGCACGTCGTGAGGCGAAGAAGGCCAACCCCGAGCTGGCGCTGAAGAAGTCGTTCCTTGACACGCTGCCCACGGCAGACAACCTGGAAGGCCTCGCCTACCGTTTCTCGATCGTTGGTTTCATCCTCTGGACCTTCACACTCATCGCCGGATCTGTCTGGGCGAACGACGCGTGGGGCCGCTACTGGGGCTTTGACACCAAGGAAGTCTGGACATTTGTGATCTGGGTTCTCTACGCCGGATACATCCACGCCCGCGCAACGCGTGGCTGGCGCGGCAACCGCTCGGCATGGCTCTCCATCGTTGGCTTCAGCGCCGTGCTGTTCAACTTCACGATTGTGAACATCTTCTTCAAGGGATTGCACGCCTACTCGGGTCTGACGACCGCGAACTAAGCGTTCTCACCAGCGAAAGACCGGCCTCGTGCCGGTCTTTTGTTGTTTCTCCGATGAATTACCCGCCGCCGTTGGAGCACGCATTGTCGGCGGGCGTGAAGCCCGTCACAGTCAGCGGCAACAGCACCTCATCAGCGTCTGTGCTGGTTCCGGCGCTTGCTGATGGTTCCGGAACCGCGGAGGGCGTCGCCGACGGCGTCGTGCTGGGGACGGTGATCACCGCGCCGCCGTACTCGCCGCCATCGTTCTGCACGACCAGGCGGCGATTATCGGCGATCGCCTGGAACAGAACGGCCGCGTCGTCTTCGAGGGGAATGAGGCGGTCTTTGTCCCATGGCGCATCGGCCACCGGATATTTCACAAACGTAAACTCGTCAAGCGGCACATCCTTCATCGCCATCGCGAGCTGCACGATCGTTGCCGGGTTGGCGAGCGCCGTCGTGGGCGTCACTGCATCGATCGTGGTCTGGGCGAGGCGCAGCACCATCGGCAGGTCGGTGAGAACGCGCTCGCTCATGATCTTTCGCACCAGCGCTGACATATAAACCTGCTGGTTGCCCACGCGGGCAACGTCGCTCTCGCCCTCCAAGCCATACCGGGTGCGCAAAAACTGCAGCGCCTGAAAACCCTCGAGCGTGTGCAGCCCCGCTGCCAGGTCGAGACCGGTGTGCGGGTCGCGGATGCGCTCCGCAACGCACACCTCGACGCCGCCGATGGCGCTCGTTAGTTCAATGACGCCTGCCCACGTGATCATCGCGCCGAATTGAATGTCGAGGACGCCGCCGGACAGGGCTTCGATCGTCTGTGCCACGCATGAGATGCCGCCGTATTCGTACAGCGCGTTGATCATGATGCCCTCTTGCGCAGGCAGGATCGCACCCCGTGGCGTGGTGCACTCCGGGGCATCGACGATGAGATCACGAGGAAATGTGATCGCGATAACGCGGCGCGGCTCGGCCGAAATGTGCACGACGATATTGACATCGTTGAGCGTTGCCTCCTCCTCAGGATTCTTGCACCGGTCACCGAAGAGGTCTTTGATCTCCTCCTCACAGGCGTCCACGCCCATCAGCAGAATGTTCGCGCCGCCCTGCAGCTCGGCGATATTGGGAGCGTTGGCAGGTTCGCCAGCGAGGGCGACTGAGTTTGTCGTGAGCGTGGTGACCCACGTGCTGGCGATCGTCGCAGCGACGCTGCCTGCCGCGATCAGAACGGTGGCGAGCATCACCGCGAGGGTGCGCAAGAGTCGCGGAACCACGGTGTGGCGTTTGAAGCTGGTGTGCTGTGCCAGCGGGGCGCGGGCGCGTCGCCGTCCACGGCTAGTGACGGGCACGGTGGAACCGTCACTAACGACGGCACTCCACTCGGTCTCCATGGTTAGTTCTCGGTGCCCGCGCTCTCCAGCAAGCGGTAGCACCGTTCAATCCGGTTGCGCCACCAGTGTGCGCGGTCGTCGTCGGCAGCGTGCGTGGCGAGAGACGCCGCATCGGGGGTGAGACGTTCCGCAGAAATGACGCCGCCGTGCGGGCGCGAGTCGCCAACATCGGCGCGGAAAAGTGAGGCGGTGCCGAGCCCACAGTCGTAGTCGAGCTCGGGCAGGGCGGCGGCGAGGGCTGCGCCCATGCGCAGGCCGATCGCGGTATCGAGCGCGGAGGAGACGACGGCGGCGAGCCCCGTTTCGGCGACGATCTCGAGTGCGCGGTGCACGCCGCCGAGCGGCTGCGCTTTCACGATGATGAGGTCGGCCGCGCCGGCGCGGGCGACGGCGAGCGGGTCTGCGGCCTTTCGCACGCTCTCGTCGGCAGCGATCGGAATTCCGGAGTACTTCACGCGCTTTCGAATATCATGGAGTTCTTCGACGGTTGCGCACGGCTGCTCGACGTATTCGAGGTCGTACTCGGCGAGAGCGTGAATTGCGCGCTCCGCCTGGTCAACGTTCCAGCCCGCGTTCGCGTCAACACGAATGCGGCCATCCGGACCCATGACCTCGCGCACAGCACGCACACGTGCGATGTCATCCGCGAGAGATTGCCCGGCCTCGGCTACTTTGACTTTCGCGGTGCGGCAGCCGTCGAAACGGGCCAGCACCGCCGCGACCCTATCTGCCGCGACCGCAGGCACCGTCGCATTCACCGGCACATGGTTCCGCTTCGCTACAGGCACCGCGCGCCAGCCATAGTCGATCGCGCCGGCGAGCCACGTCGCTGACTCATCGTCGTCGTACTCCACGAAGGGACTGAATTCGGTCCACCCCTCTGGCCCCTCGAAGAGGGCGGCTTCGCGCACATCGACACCGCGAAAGCGCACGGCCAACGGAAGAGCGACGACACGGAGAGAGCCGAGGATATCGTCGAGCGGGGGCAGAGTCATGGCTCCATTGTGGCCCCCTGGGCACGGGTTTGGTGGGATCAGAGCCGGACTAGGCTGGAGGCAGTGTTAAGCCCGGGAGGTAGCCATGACTGACGCCGTGTCAGACCTGTTCGATGCCAATGAGTGGAACCTCGCGCCGGGCGCTGAAAACTTCACCGACATTACGGCGCACGTGTCGAAGGATGGAACCATCGCGCGCATCGCGTTTGACCGCCCTGAGGTGCGCAATGCGTTTCGTCCGCACACCGTCGATGAGCTGTACCGCGCGCTCGACAGCGCGCGTCAAGACCCGCGCATCGGTGCGGTGCTGCTGACCGGTAACGGCCCCAGCCCGAAGGATGGCGGCTGGGCGTTCTGCTCCGGCGGCGACCAGCGCATTCGTGGCCGCGATGGCTACAAGTACTCCGAAGATGAGACCACGGTGCAAGACTCGGCGCGTGCCGGTCGCCTGCACATTCTTGAGGTGCAGCGCCTCATTCGCTTCATGCCGAAGGTTGTTATTGCGGTGATTCCGGGGTGGGCGGCTGGTGGCGGGCACTCCCTGCACATCGTGTGCGACCTGTCGATCGCGTCGGCCGAGCATGGCAAATTCAAGCAGACCGACGCTGATGTCGGCTCGTTCGACGCCGGTTACGGCTCGGCGTACATGGCGCGTCAGGTGGGGCAAAAGATCGCCCGCGAAGTGTTCTTCCTCGCCGAGGAGTATTCCGCCCAGCGTGCCTACGAAATGGGTGCCGTCAACAAGGTCGTGCCGCACGCCGAGCTCGAGGTTGAGGCCATCAAGATGGCGCGCACGATTCTCACGAAGTCGCCGACCGCGATTCGCATGCTGAAGTTCGCGTTCAACGCGGTCGATGACGGCATGGTCGGCCAGCAGGTCTTCGCAGGTGAGGCGACGCGACTCGCCTACGGCACCGACGAAGCTGTCGAGGGCCGCGACTCGTTCTTGCAGAAGCGCGACCCCGACTGGTCGGCGTACCCGTACCACTTCTAATTTCTCAGCCCCCTGGTTCCGGAGCCCTTATGAGTCCTGCGGTGTTTGACGCCGACGCCGACCCGCGTGACGTGTATGCGGCGGTGAAGGCGACGTTCAACGGCTCGGGCGGGCCGGTTCTGCTTGGCGGTGAAATTTCACGCGCTGATGAGCTGCCTGCCGGAACCATTGCGGTGGTCACGACGTCGGGATCGACGGGGGAGCCGAAGAGCGTCGTGCTGTCGCGGGCAGCGCTGACGGCATCGGCAATGTCGACGATGGAGCGTCTGGGCGAGGGCGCGTGGATGCTGGCGCTGCCTGCGACCTACGTTGCCGGGCTCCAGGTGCTGGCGCGGTCGGTGATTGCGGGGCATGAGCCGACGTATCTGGACGGACACTTCACCGCTGATGCGTTTATTCGTGCGGCTTCTGAGATGGCGCGCGTGGCGCCAGGCGCTCCGCGGTACACGTCGCTGGTTCCTGCACAGCTGCAGACACTTTTGGAAGAGGCCGAAGACCCCGCTGTTGTTGGGGCTGCCCGGTCGTTTGCCGCAATTTTGGTGGGCGGGCAGGCGCTTCCCGAGGCGATGGCGGAGCGTGCGCGGGAACTTTCGTTGAATGTGGTCCGCACGTACGGTTCATCGGAAACGGCTGGCGGCTGCGCCTACGACCAGGCGCCGCTCCCGAACGTCAACGTGCGCGTCGTTGACGGCGAACTACAGATTTCGGGCCCGATGCTGGCCGACGGGTACTGGGGCAATGAGGCGCTGACCGCGGCGACATTTGTTCTTGATGATGGCGTGCGGTGGTATCGCACAGGTGACGCCGGAAGCGTCGATGACGGCCTCGTGTCGGTTACCGGTCGCATCGACAATGTGCTGATTTCCGGTGGCGTAAACGTGTCGCTCGACCGGGTCGAGCGGGCCGTGCGCAGCGTTCCCGGCGCGGAACGTGGCGTGATTGTCGCAGCCGATGACGAGCGGTGGGGACAGGTTCCGGTGCTCGTGGTCGAGTCGGATCGCCCCGGACTGATAGGCGAGGTGCGAGCCGCGGCGGAAGGCGCTGTCGGTGTTGCTGGCCGCCCTGCGCGCATTGTTGTTATGGTTCCGCTGCCGACGCTGTCGTCTGGCAAACCCGACCGTCGCACCATCGCCGCCCGGCTGTAGGCGGGCACCTTCAAGGCCGAGTATTCCCGTGCCTCATCACCCGGCGACGAAACACTTGCGCAACTATACATTCGGTGTATACGCTCGGTGTATGGAGAGTTCGAAGGCCCTACTGGGGCTGTTGGGGGTGCGGGCGAGCTACGGGTATGACCTGAAGCACGACTACGACCGACTCTTTGGCGCGCGCAAGGCGCTCGCCTTTGGGCAGGTATACGCAACACTCGCGCGGTTGCTTCGCGACGGCAAGATTGAGGCCGTCGGTGACGAGGCAGGCGAAGGCCCTGACCGCAAGAAATATGCGGTGACCGACGCGGGGAGAAAGGCGATCACCGAGTGGATCACCACCCCAGACGTGCCAAATGAGGCGATGCAGTCCAACCTGTTCGCCAAGACCGTGATCGCGATCATCAACGGTGATGACGCGCAGCACATTCTTGACGCGCAACGCGCCGCACACATGGCACGCATGCGCGAACTGACACGGCAGAAACTGACCGCCGACATCGGCGCGGCGCTCCTCGCCGACTACACGCTTTTTCACATCGAGGCGGATCTCCGCTGGATCGACATCACCATCGCTCGCCTCGGCGAGCTGCGTTCGGAGGTAACAGCATGAACCGGGTTCCGCTTCTCACGGCCCACGGCGTCACGAAATCGTTTGGTCCACAGCCGGCGCTGCAGGGCGTTGACCTCACGATTCACGCGGGTGAGGCTGTCGCGATCATGGGGCCGAGTGGCTCCGGCAAGTCGACACTGCTGCACGCGCTCGCGGGCGTCGTCGGCATCGACGGCGGCGAGGTGCACTTTCACGGCAACCGCATCGACAACCTGCCGGATTCGGACCGCGCGAAGCTGCGCCTCGACGCCTTCGGGTTTGTGTTTCAGTTTGGCCAGCTGATTCCTGATGTCACGGCACTGGAAAACGTTGCGCTTCCCCTGTTGCTGAGGGGCATCAGCCGCGCCGAAGCCACCGCGCAAGCAACGACCTATCTCGAGATGCTGGACGTTGCCGATCACGGCCACGAGGTTCCGGCGCTCCTCTCCGGCGGGCAAGCACAGCGCGTCGCCATTGCCCGCGCCATGGCGGGATCACCTGGTGTGATCTTTGCTGATGAGCCGACCGGCGCTCTCGACACCCTCACCTCCGAAAAGGTAATGACGGCGCTCATGAAGGTCGTGCGAGAGAGCGGAACCACGCTGATTATCGTCACGCACGACCCGCGCACTGCCGCCTTCGCTGATCGCGAGATCATCGTGCGCGATGGCCGCGTCGCGAGCGACTCCGGGGGAGCAGACGCATGACCGTCCGCTCAGCACTGCGCATTGCGGTTGCGCCAGGGCCCGCCGATCGACGCCGTCTGATTGGCATGGCGGCCGGCGTCGCCGTCGGTGTGATGCTCGCAGCGCTGCTGTGGGCCGGGTTCACAGGTCTCGGCGACCGCAGCGAGCGGTCGACGTGGATGTCTCCAATGTCATCCGAATTCTGGACGCCAGAAACGACGCTGACTGCCGATCAGATTGCGGCGCGCGGCAAGACCGACGTCTTCGATGGCCGGGCGATCTCTGTTCTTTATGTGTATGGAGCGGATGACCCGGAGATGGATATTCCGGGAACCCGCGACGGGGTGCCGGCCGGAACCTCGTGGGTGTCGCCAGCACTTGCGGAACTCATCAAGACGGCTCCGCCCGCTGAACTTGGCGACCGCTTCGGTACCGTGCGCGGCACGCTGCCTGATCGTGTGCTGGCAGGGCCGGATGCACTCGTCGCCGTGGTCGGTGTTGATGAGACGCGGGTTGACGACACCTACAGTGTTGTCTCGGAACTTAACGGATACCGCTACGCCTCATTCGCTTACGAAGCCATCGCGCTCTTGGGTGCCGTGGCTGTGCTCATTCCGGTCGCGATGCTCCTGGGCATTGTCACCTCGTTTGGATCGATCGATCGCACCGCGCGCATGCGCGCATTTCACCTCCTGGGCGCCACCGCGGCCGACCGCGCTCGTTTTGCCGCTGTTGAAGCGGGCGTTGTCGCCCTGATCGGAACCATCGCGGGCGTGCTTCTTGCCTGGTTGGCGGCGATTCCGACCTCACTGGTGTCGATCAATGGTTCCCGGCTCTTCCCGGACGATGTGCGGCTGGAACCGTGGGAGGCACTCGTCGCGACTGTCGTGGTTCCGCTCGCTTTTGCAACGGTCGCTGCTGTGCGCGCCGCTCGCGCCGATGCACAGCCGTCATCGGTGCGCGACCGCGCAGAGAAGAAGCTCAGCATGTGGCGGGTGGTTGTGCTCGCTCTCGGTGTGATCACCATGATCTTTGTGTTTATCGGGCCGGGGCAGATGATCGGCATTTATGGCCTCGTCGCAGCGTTCGCGGTCACCGCGATCGGCGTGCTGATGATCGGGCCAATCCTCACTCAGAGCATCGCGCGCTTCGCGCACCGGCGTGCGCGATCGGCCGCTGGTGTGATGGCATACGCGCGAATCGGACGCCATCCCAGGCAGATCTTTCGGGCTGTCAGCGGTGTCGTCATCGCGGTGTTCTTGGTATCCCTGTTCATGTCGGGCGTGACCTCCGTGCGCGAGGGCATCGCGGGGGAGGGCGATGGATACCTTCCCGACGACGTCTTGATGGTCGCGCTGCAAGACCCGACGATGTCGTTCTCGTCTCCCCAGCCCGACGCGGACCTCGTCGCAGAGCGAAGCGCGCACAATGTCGCGCTCGCAGACACGATCGCGCATCTCGATGGCGTCACTGGTGTTGCACGCATTTACGCGTCATCCACTGATGGCGGCAACGTGACCACTCGTGAGGATCTCGCTTCTGTCGGTGTTGTCACCAGCGAGGAGCAACCCGCCGTCGACGTTTACCCCTTTGGCGGACCGGCCGTCATTTCCGGCGCAATGGGTCACGTCGACGAGACTCGCCTGCTCGGGCTCTTCGTTGCAACCGACAGTGACGTCGCGCGCGAACTCGTGCGCACCGTGCTCGCTGACAGTTCGGCCGCCATGGGAACCCCGGCGACTCGCGCCGAGTACGATCACCTCAACTCCTCGACAGCGCGCGAGTATCGCTCGCTCGCGATCCTCGGCATTCTGGTCGCGGCAGGCGTTTCAGCAGTGGCGCTCGCGGCGGCGACGATCTCCGCTGTGCGCGACCGACGCCGCACGCTCGGCCTCATGCGCCTGACCGGAATGCCGTTCCGGGCCGTCAAGGGCATCATGATGCGGGAGGCCGTGGTCCCGTTGGCGGCCGCCGTCGCACTCGCGGCACTCGTCGGCTACGGCGTGGGGGCCATCATTGTGGTCGGTCTTAGCTTTGGTGCCCGCAGCATCACGCCCCCGCCCCTCGAGTACTACCTGGTGATCGCCGCCACTCTTGCGCTGTCGCTCCTCGCCGTGCTGGCGGCCTTCCCCGCCGCCCGTCGCGCCACCTCCGGTGAGGTCACCCGCTTCGAGTAACCGCTCCGTGGTTCCGGAACCACCGCTTGCGAACAGCTCCGTGGTTCCGGAACCTTCCCCCAGGCGCGAGACACATTTTGGTCGGCGAGACACGACGCGGGACCAAGTGTCTCGCCGACCAAAGTGTGTTTCACGAGAAACCACGCACGTGAGCCGTAGGATCAACGATTGTGAGCACCCAGAAGAAAACCCGCAAGCCGCGTCAGGGAGTTTCCGGTAACCCCGCGAAGCGTGGCGTCGTGCGGGCACACACCGCCCAGATGGAGGAGCGTCGCGCGACGCCAGGCGATTGGATTGCGGGTGCCCGCCTGCGCACGCTGCCACTGAGCATCGCGCCCGTCGTCGTCGGCACGGGTGCAGCCATGCTGGTCAACCGGGAGTTTCACTGGGTCATCGC
This window encodes:
- a CDS encoding FtsX-like permease family protein, which produces MTVRSALRIAVAPGPADRRRLIGMAAGVAVGVMLAALLWAGFTGLGDRSERSTWMSPMSSEFWTPETTLTADQIAARGKTDVFDGRAISVLYVYGADDPEMDIPGTRDGVPAGTSWVSPALAELIKTAPPAELGDRFGTVRGTLPDRVLAGPDALVAVVGVDETRVDDTYSVVSELNGYRYASFAYEAIALLGAVAVLIPVAMLLGIVTSFGSIDRTARMRAFHLLGATAADRARFAAVEAGVVALIGTIAGVLLAWLAAIPTSLVSINGSRLFPDDVRLEPWEALVATVVVPLAFATVAAVRAARADAQPSSVRDRAEKKLSMWRVVVLALGVITMIFVFIGPGQMIGIYGLVAAFAVTAIGVLMIGPILTQSIARFAHRRARSAAGVMAYARIGRHPRQIFRAVSGVVIAVFLVSLFMSGVTSVREGIAGEGDGYLPDDVLMVALQDPTMSFSSPQPDADLVAERSAHNVALADTIAHLDGVTGVARIYASSTDGGNVTTREDLASVGVVTSEEQPAVDVYPFGGPAVISGAMGHVDETRLLGLFVATDSDVARELVRTVLADSSAAMGTPATRAEYDHLNSSTAREYRSLAILGILVAAGVSAVALAAATISAVRDRRRTLGLMRLTGMPFRAVKGIMMREAVVPLAAAVALAALVGYGVGAIIVVGLSFGARSITPPPLEYYLVIAATLALSLLAVLAAFPAARRATSGEVTRFE